The Hemibagrus wyckioides isolate EC202008001 linkage group LG26, SWU_Hwy_1.0, whole genome shotgun sequence DNA window TCTGTGAGACATAGAATCATTGCCATAATTAATAATTTGCAATTTTTGTTTTGATGGCAAATAAGTCTTTTTGTTTTGcgctttgttaaagcagtgttgctgttgagCAGTTATACAGCTGCTGTTGTGTTTCTGGGTTTTTAAAGCAGGAGGGAATTTTTTCTGATCTGTCTGCATTTACAGACCACTTGATTCAATTTTGCATGAATGGACACACATAGATATGTACTtctttgttgggggtggtagaagtgttaaataaaaaatgaaaatgaatcttttttgtcaattcagttgtttaatttcttaattttgtaacattctaaaagctcttaattccacagatactacaaaccGGTTTATTTactaggttgctacaaaaggtactgtaagtattgcatacaacaataaaacaataataaaacaatgcgttgacattaactttttacatttgatacttaagaacatttaaaaacaaatacttctgtacttttacttaagtaaaaatctgtctttacaacttttacttgtaatagAATAAcatttgaccagtagtatctgtactttcactcaagtaaggaagttgtgtactttgtccacctctgacATGAACATGGCAATAACAATATTTTGCCCAACTGCTTCCGGTTGACTGCTGCAGAGTCTGACCAAACAGCAATGGGGCCCAATTAATGTATGGATGCATTGAATACTGAAGTGATGATGTTAGCTAAAACTTTATGGCCTTAATGTTACCCAATTTGAAGTAAGTCTGAAAATACAGATTAAATACAGAATACAGCTACATTGTTGTGCTAAATTAGCTTAAGGtctttaattgttttgtttttattgtgttgCAGATCCCAGAAAAGAATATTTCATGTTCTTGAATTTCATATTCTAAATTGACATAAAACAGAATTTGATATAAGTTGAATAAACTTGGCATTAGTGAACTCACTTCATGAATGAATTCACTTCATCCGTTCTTAGAGTGCAGGAGATAACATCACACTGTTAAGAACATTGTGTAagtgaacactgtgtgtgtgtgagaagagcACTGGTTTGTGGTCAGTTGTGTTGTACGTCATGGAAGGAGCCGTTTGTATAGTAACACAAAGTGACGTGTACACCAGTGACACATGTCTACATTGTGCATATTAATAGCTGTAAGAAAActattaaatatttctaaataaatgaatggctTACTTAGTTATTTAAAGAATACACACAGATAaccttatttatttctttagcttcttatttattttaaaattaattttaaaatgaaataaaatggtcAGTATTGCAAATCTATTTCTGTAGAATTTTAACCACAAGTCTTTTTAAATAGAGGAAGGAAGGACTAATTCAGTAACATGTGGTCAGGGTGTGGAAAAACAAAACGGCAAGACATTTTATCTTGGACAGTTTAAGAGAATAAACCCTCAGAGCTGCTCctgttctttctgttttattctctgGATGTAGGAGACGATCATCACTTGAGGTCAGAAAATGTTTTACTAACTTATTCAAGCACAAATAGTAATCTGTGCATTgtcttgtcttcttcttcttcttcttattattattattattattgttgttgttgttggttgcTATTACAAAACATAGTCTGAAACCAACATGAGACAAATCTTTCCCCTTAAATCTTCCCCAAATCTTTCCCCTTAAGTGTAGATGAATTGTTTATATGTTATAATGCCATATCTtcttggaatgaaaacctgcacctcaCACTGGTCTTTTGTGGATGAGAATGGACACCTCTGGTTTATATGAATCGAGTTATTTGAGCTTTGATAGGATTGGTTGACTACTGAGAGagacctctacactacactgtgtcCAGAAAGAAGGAAAATTCAAAGACTAACTAAATGCATATTAATTAGCAAGAATATATTTGAAGCTGGACTGTTTATcgtagtgtgtgtgaataaattgATTTGTTTCCATTTAAGAATTGATTCCTCCACTTCACCTAATTGAATCATTCTTACAAAAAAAGGAAGTCATTGACCAGTATACATATTTAGTATGTTATTTAAGATTCACTTGTACACACGTGTATCTCATATTAAAGAGGGGAATTCCAAATATTGCTTAAGAGTTATGAACACACTAAAACTGAACAGTGTTCTTCCATCTCTGAAGATTATAAAGACAACACTGATGATGTCTCTCAGATTGACTCCTTTCCATCCTCTGCTGTTCCTGCTCATAGTTTCAGGTGAGTCATTTGCAATATACAAaggtatttttatatatatatatttaattgtgCATATCTTTAATTTAACACTGTGCTTAGTGTTACTAATATTTGTTCATCAGTTCTGTATTAAGTTTATTTTCtgcagttctctctctctctctctctttctctctctctctctgaactgCATGATATGTGGAGCATCTCATTGTGCTTTAGTTATAAATAAGATCAGTTTTTTTTCGAGAATTTACACAGGCGTTTTCACTGTCTGAGACCCGTACATGCATTATCAGCACATTTCTGTATTCTGTGTTGCAGGAGTTGTCTCCCAGCCATGGTGGGGTGCGTATTATACACCAATCTACATGTATGCTCTAAAGGGATCTACAGTGATCATGGGCTGCACATACACATATCCAGCTGGTTACACAGTTCAGAGAGCTTTCTGGAGCAGACAGTTAGTTACAGATAACACACTTTACTgttaatttattgattttttatgAACATATATTATAGactattataacattataacttTATACGTGACTGCATACAGGTGGGTGGCATTATTAATGAGGAAAGGTatatacaaatgaattaaattgaattgaaattgagtTTAATTGaattcaaaaaaaaagaaagaaaaaaaaaagattttctggTCAGTAATATTGtacataataatttatttaaaaatgtatgttaaaataaaacatacattgtgttttttgtttagcacAATTAAATAACATAAACATTAGTCATGTCTCCACCTAGCTAATTTCTGCTAGTAAATATGCAGTAGGTTTAATATCCCAAGGATAAATAATGTGATTTCAAAAACAATAGAAGAGACCACAGGCTTCACTGCatgttttccttctttcctgtcATTCACAGAACCCTGGGTAGAGATGATTCCTCACAGAGTTGTTGAGGGAGATGACGTTACTCTCACATGTAAAACCACCTGCAGTCTGACTTACACTACAACATTCAGCTGGTACAAAGATGGACATTATTTTCCCTTCATCTCCTCCCCTTACCCGCTCCGACTGGCATCAGTCAGTCAGAGGGATGCAGGCAGATACAGCTGTTCTGTACCAGAAAGACCTTATCGCTCCTGTGATGTCAGTCTTAATGTAGAATGTAAGTAGAGattgattcactcactcataaaACTAGCAACACTAAAAGTTCATGCTGAATCCACATGTAAAATGAATCCTATCAGTGAAACAGTAACAATCAGTAATACAAGTCCATATTATATCAACTCATGCTGCGAGGACAGTCACCAAAGCATTGATTAGAATGTTCttgttttattaacaaaaatgcAGTGCATAAACAAGTCTTTGGGAGAGTGGAGAAAATAGTCAAGAACAAAGAGGGCCTTTATCTTGGTCATCAAGGTGCAGTGCTCAGTGGTGAGGCAGTGTGATGATATAGGACCCAGTAGGCTGGCGGGCGGCAGCGCAAGCCGGGAGCATTGTCTTTGTCCAAATCCCTTGGCACTTCTGTAAAGGAACAACCCCTTTGTGAGCTGAACAATCCCTTACCTTCTCCAAAGTGCTGCACTCCACTTGCTTTTCCTCTTCCTCAAAGAGGGTGAATGGTTGCAGTCAacgctctgattggctgccaTAGTTTTGGTGCACTTTCCCCCACAGTCATGTGCTCTTTGGctttccacaacattgtggGTGCTGAAATGGCACTGTCCTTTCAGGCGCTGTCTGTTGGGCAACTCATTCTCTCCAAGCAATGCAGAGCTTCTGTGGTCATGATGCCATTGTCCTTCAGTGGCATTGAGTCTTAAGGCAGGCTGGTGCTGGTGGGGAATCCTGCCCAGTCTTGACCCAAGAGCAGTGGGACAGGAAGGTTGGGGATTAGCCCAACAAGGACTGACCTTGTTCTTTACCTGTGTGGTAGGGACATCACATGAATGTAAGAATCCCCACCATGACTACTGTGTGGCCCAACACCAATGTCTGAGCTATTGTCACAGAGCTCCCTTTTTCTACAGTAACAGAGGGGGCTCTAGGTGGCACTGTGGTGTGCATGGTGCAACCTGCTAACcagggtttgtttattttagggTCAGACACAGTCAGCATGGGCTCTCATCTTGGATGAGTTCCTGGACAGGGTAAGGGTCCTTTTGCCTCCTCTCCCTATGGTGTTCCAACTCAAGCAAAGGGAAGGCCAATGCTCATAGAAGCCCTTGGGAAACCTCACCCCTGCTGATTTTGAGGGTGGCAAGCCATTATAGTTCCTCAAATATCTCTCTGGGGTGGTGGAAACCCATAGCCCACCACTTGGTAATTTGCATGAGACCATCCATTTGGGTTTGCGGGTTCAACTCACAGTGATGGTACTCAGATGCTGCACTGACGTTTGAATGGGTGCAGTGGGTCAGGATCTCTTGTTTGAGGGCCATGTAATTTCCAGCAaattttaggctgatggtatcctaagtcaatgtcaaagtcaaagaagcttttttgtcatttcaaccatatatagctgatgcagtacacagtgaaatgaaacaacgttaactataaatcaaatctaaattaaattaagttttAAACTGCTACATTTAAGGTGAAAAGAATTTTTAAagctaaacatacaacataaagtacAGAGAATGACCAGAGAGTGCCAGGCTTGTTGTTCTTGCTGATCAGACCCACcatggtcgtgtcatcagcgaacttgatgatgtgattTGAGCTGTGCACTGCAGCACAGTTGTGAGTCAGCAAAAtgaagagatagatagatagatagatagatagatagatagatagatagatagatagatagatagatagatagatagatagatagatactttattcatcccaaaaggaAATTCacacagcagtggactgagaatgcagccctgaggagctccagcactcagtgtggtggtgctggagatgttGTTCCTGATCCTGACTGACTGAGGTCcgccagtcaggaaatccaggatccagttccAGAGGgaggtgttatttatttaatgaggaggtgtatttattgatagagacttcaaaacaCTCTTGTATGTTGTTTTGGATCAGagcgtctaccaaatgccagaaatgtaaatgaaaatgtcatCAGTGGTCATTTTGGTGAGATAGCGCTGAGTTTCACGGCAAGGGTCAGGAAGAGGAGGGGTGGCAGAGTGAAGGATCTTCTGAAGAGCCATCAGTTCTGTTGTCACAATTTGGAGGCTTTTGGCCAGCTCCTGGGTCACCGCCTGTAGTAGGAGGCTGGTCTTGAGCAGTTATTTCAGTATTTGGTCCATTATGGGAGGGCATGGCGTGTCTTGCGAATGGTTTGTGTTGAGGCCAATCAGTTTTTAGTTTCTGCTGACGATTCAAAGGAGTGCAGAGAGAAACGTCAATGCCATGGCAGACTTGGGATGAAATGTGTTGGGAAGTGCACATTAGTACGTTATCAAGTGTGGGAAGACAGACAACAAACAAAGAGCTGCTAGGTAACCTTTATGTATGGATTAATATGTTTCTCAGGTTTGTGTTGGTTGTGGTTGATTTCAGTTGAATGTTCAGTCAGCATTTGATAAAAGACAAAGTACAATAAGCTGGTCACTATCAAAAAGTTAACGCTGACAGGGTGATTTGGTGTATTTTGTATCAATATAATAGGGTTTATTTTGTGACAGTAACCACATTAATACAGACAATCAGTGGCGGCTGGTGCTGAAACATTTTGGTGTTGGGGGCAgcaaacaaacttaaaatcaaaCTATTAGTAGTTTAGGACAGTAAATAGtcatttatcaggtgattatgtatcattactgctaagataaaaatattgaaaatgttactgttaaagtcaAGTGTTAAAGCATGTAATAAATGTGCTATTAAATGTGAATTTaagttcaatgtgggtttattatcagtaatgaagtaatgaaggtaatcatttaaaaaatacagacatagacactggaaagttgcctaatcacagAACACTGGCActatttgaaaagaaattttGCTCCCCATTTTTCCAGCTTGCCAATTTCTGGAGATATTTCacttgcttccacattaatcagtaccAGCCCATTAACTGACAATCTGCTGAGCGGTAATGAGACTCATTGagaatcacatgaggccaaatatataaaaacaatattgatttgCTAACAACAAAAGGGGGGCGGGTTCGGGGCGCAGAGTGGTGGacaatttgaaacaagccaatcagagctcagcctcaagtcacatgcttttcaaaactTTACAGACCTACATACGCACTCGTTTGTCCGgcgccccacacacacatatggactatacagttttgatttttttattttaaataaataataatatgtttaacAATGGAATAGTATGACTAAGTGATTtctttgttattaaaatatataattatggTTAACGTGTTAAAGTAGCAGTCTTCTCTTGCTAACTTTAAGGGGCTGCGCCCCAGCAGCTGAGAAATAATGAAGTGGTTCCTTCATATCATTATTATCTTGTCTGTTTTAGATCCTCCAAAAAGTGTCTTAGTGTCCATCAGCTCCTCTGCTGAGATTGTGGAGGGCagttcagtgactctgacctgCAGCAGTGATGCTAACCCACCTGTACAGAGCTACACCTGGTATAAGGGAAGATACTCTATAAGAACAGGAAACACCTACAGAATGAACAGGATCAGATCTGAGGACAATGGAGATTACACATGCAGGGCTGAGAATGAACATGGAGATCAGTCATCTACTGCTGTGTCTCTGAATGTCCTGTGTGAGTTAATGAAGATTCACTATGGTCCATAATAAAACTTCCTTATGATCAGTAACCTTAAAAAATAACGATGTGTTTCCTTAGTATCATTATTATCTTGTCTGTTTTAGATCCTCCaaagagtgtctcagtgtccatcAGTCCCTCTGGTGAGATAGTGGAGGGCagttcagtgactctgacctgCAGCAGTGATGCTAACCCACCTGTACAGAGCTACACCTGGTATAAGGGAAGATCCTCTATAAGAACAGGAAACACCTACAGAATAAACAGGATCAGATCTGAGGACAGTGGAGATTACACATGCAGGGCTGAGAATGAACTTGGAGATCAGTCATCTGCTGCTGTGTCTCTGAATGTCCAGTGTGAGTTAATGATGATTCATGTTAGTCCATGATAAGACATTGTTACCCTCAGTAACCTGAAAAATAATATGTTCCCTTTGTATCCTTTCCTTTTGTCTGTTTTAGATCCTCCAAAGAGAGTCTCAGTGTCCATCAGTCCCTCTGGTGTGATAGTGGAGGGCagttcagtgactctgacctgCAGCAGTGATGCTAACCCACCTGTACAGAGCTACACCTGGTATAAGGGAAAATCCTCCATAAGAACAGGAAACACCTACAGAATGAACAGGATCAGATCTGAGGACAGTGGAGATTACACATGCAGGGCTGAGAATAAACACGGAGATCAGTCATCTACTGCTGTGTCTCTGAATGTCCTGTGTGAGTTAATGATAATTCACTTCGATCCATGATATAACTTTCTTATCGTCAGTAACCTGAAAAATAATGAGGGTTTCCTTTGTATCCTTAACTTGCGGTCTGTTTTAGATCCTCCaaagagtgtctcagtgtccatcAGTCCCTCTGGTGTGATAGTGGAGGGCagttcagtgactctgacctgCAGCAGTGATGCTAACCCACCTGTACAGAGCTACACCTGGTATAAGGGAAGATCCTCTATAAGAACAGGAAACACCTACAGAATAAACAGGATCAGATCTGAGGACAGTGGAGATTACACATGCAGGGCTGAGAATAAACACGGAGATCAGACATCTACTGCTGTGTCTCTGAATGTCCAGTGTGAGTTAATGATGATTCAATATGGTCCATGATATATAACTTCTTTATACTCAGTAACCTGAAACATACTGAAGTATTTCCTTTGTATATTTACCTTCTTGTCTGTTTTAGATCCTCCTAAGAATGTCTCAGTGTCCATCAGTCCCTCTGGTGAGATAGTGGAGGGCagttcagtgactctgacctgCAGCAGTGATGCTAACCCACCTGTACAGAGCTATATGTGGTATAAGGGAAGATACTTTATAAGTACAGGAAACACCTACAGAATGAACAGGATCAGATCTGAGGACAGTGGAGATTACACATGCAGGGCTGAGAATAAACACGGAGATCAGTCATCTACTGCTGTGTCTCTGAATGTCCTGTGTGAGTTAATGATGATTCAATATGGTCCATGATATATAACTTCTTTATACTCAGTAACCTGAAACATACTGAAGTATTTCCTTTGTATATTTACCTTCTTGTCTGTTTTAGATCCTCCTAAGAATGTCTCAGTGTCCATCAGTCCCTCTGGTGTGATAGTGGAGGGCagttcagtgactctgacctgCAGCAGTGATGCTAACCCACCTGTACAGAGCTACACCTGGTATAAGGGAAGATCCTCTATAAGAACAGGAAACACCTACAGAATGAACAGGATCAGATCTGAGGACAGTGGAGATTACACATGCAGGGCTGAGAATAAACACGGAGATCAGTCATCTACTGCTGTGTCTCTGAATGTCCTGTGTGAGTTAATGATAATTCACTTCGATCCATGATATAACTTTCTTATCGTCAGTAACCTGAAAAATAATGAGGGTTTCCTTTGTATCCTTAACTTGCGGTCTGTTTTAGATCCTCCaaagagtgtctcagtgtccatcAGTCCCTCTGGTGTGATAGTGGAGGGCAGTTCAGTGACTATGACCTGCAGCAGTGATGCTAACCCACCTGTACAGAGCTACACCTGGTATAAGGGAAGATCCTCTATAAGAACAGGAAACACCTACAGAATAAACAGGATCAGATCTGAGGACAGTGGAGATTACACATGCAGGGCTGAGAATAAACACGGAGATCAGTCATCTACTGCTGTGTCTCTGAATGTCCAGTGTGAGTTAATGATGATTCAATATGGTCCATGATATATAACTTCTTTATACTCAGTAACCTGAAACATACTGAAGTATTTCCTTTGTATATTTACCTTCTTGTCTGTTTTAGATCCTCCAAAGAATGTCTCAGTGTCCATCAGTCCCTCTGGTGAGATAGTGGAGGGCagttcagtgactctgacctgCAGCAGTGATGCTAACCCACCTGTACAGAGCTATATGTGGTATAAGGGAAGATACTTTATAAGTACAGGAAACACCTACAGAATAAACAGGATCAGATCTGAGGACAGTGGAGATTACACATGCAGGGCTGAGAATGAACATGGAGATCAGTCATCTACTGCTGTGTCTCTGAATGTCCTGTGTGAGTTAATGAAGATTCACTAAGGTCCATAATAAAACTTCCTTATGATCAGTAACCTTAAAAAATAACGATGTGTTTCCTTAGTATCATTATTATCTTGTCTGTTTTAGATCCTCCaaagagtgtctcagtgtccatcAGTCCCTCTGGTGAGATAGTGGAGGGCagttcagtgactctgacctgCAGCAGTGATGCTAACCCACCTGTACAGAACTACACCTGGTATAAGGGAAAATCCTCTATAAGAACAGGAAACACCTACAGAATAAACAGGATCAGATCTGAGGACAGTGGAGATTACACATGCAGGGCTGAGAATGAACTTGGAGATCAGTCATCTGCTGCTGTGTCTCTGAATGTCCTGTGTGAGTTAATGATGATTCAGGTTAGTCCACGATAAGACATTGTTACCCTCAGTAAcctgaaaaataatgatatgtTCCCTTTGTATCCTTTCCTTTTGTCTGTTTTAGATCCTCCAAAGAGAGTCTCAGTGTCCATCAGTCCCTCTGGTGTGATAGTGGAGGGCagttcagtgactctgacctgCAGCAGTGATGCTAACCCACCTGTACAGAACTACACCTGGTATAAGGGAAGATCCTCTATAAGAACAGGAAACACCTACAGAATGAACAGGATCAGATCTGAGGACAGTGGAGATTACACATGCAGGGCTGAGAATAAACACGGAGATCAGTCATCTACTGCTGTGTCTCTGAATGTCCTGTGTGAGTTAATGATAATTCACTTCGATCCATGATATAACTTTCTTATCGTCAGTAACCTGAAAAATAATGAGGGTTTCCTTTGTATCCTTAACTTGCGGTCTGTTTTAGATCCTCCaaagagtgtctcagtgtccatcAGTCCCTCTGGTGTGATAGTGGAGGGCAGTTCAGTGACTATGACCTGCAGCAGTGATGCTAACCCACCTGTACAGAGCTACACCTGGTATAAGGGAAGATCCTCTATAAGAACAGGAAACACCTACAGAATAAACAGGATCAGATCTGAGGACAGTGGAGATTACACATGCAGGGCTGAGAATAAACACGGAGATCAGTCATCTACTGCTGTGTCTCTGAATGTCCTGTGTGAGTTAATGATGATTCAATATGGTCCATGATATATAACTTCTTTATACTCAGTAACCTGAAACATACTGAAGTATTTCCTTTGTATCCTTACCTTCTTGTCTGTTTTAGATCCTCCTAAGAATGTCTCAGTGTCCATCAGTCCCTCTGGTGAGATAGTGGAGGGCagttcagtgactctgacctgCAGCAGTGATGCTAACCCACCTGTACAGAGCTACACCTGGTATAAGGTGAATGAAAGCTCACCTGTAGGATCTGGACAGAGTTACAGCTTCACCTTGACCTCCAGCAGCAGTGGAGGGTTTTACTGTGTGGCTCAGAATAAATACGGGAGTCAGAGATCTCCTGCAGGGCCTCTCACTTTAAATTCTGTTACaggtattataaataataacctTTTTTCCGCATTGATAAAGGTAAAAGAGTTACAGCTGATTAATATTTATCTGTACACAGGGAGGAGTGTAGTACTGTATGTAGTTCTTGGAGTCATTGTGGGATGTGGATGTTTACTTGTCATTGTTGCTGTTTTATGTATAAGGTAAGCATGTGTATTTTTCATCAACTTGTGTAAAATATCTGCAGCATGAACCATCTAATTATTGTTCATTTTTAGGAGAAAGAGAACAGGAGGTTCAGGTGATAATGCAGAGTCTCGTCAGGTAAGTGGACTGTAACTGGACATTGGACAGTGTGACTTCTGCTTCAGTAGTAATTTTGTTTTTGATAACCACTTAGCACTGCATCATAAAACCCTCATGCttacaaaacagcacaaaagATAGAGATAATCAACCCTAGTCCCAGATCATAATGAACACGAGGAAATAGCAGACTCTAGGCTGTTCATCACTAAACATAGTTATACTAGTAAATGTCTCGCTTTGGAGGAATTCGtccaaacaccaaacacattCTTTATAATCTACACACAGAACCTTTCCTGCAGTCCTACTGATGACAGGTACACGGCTCTTGATCTTCGGACCAGGTCCAGTGACGTGTACGACACGCTTACAGTAAGTGTATTCAGAGACACACTTCACTCAGACATTCAGATCTGAAAAGAATCACTAAGAATGATGATGCTTACCTGCAAAACATCACAACAGATAATCAACACTAGACCCAGATCATAATGAACACGAGGAAACAGCAGACTCTAGGCACTTTTCATCACTAAACATAGTTATAGTAGTAAATGGATAGATATTGAGAAATTCCTCAAAACACCAAACACATTCTTTATAATCTACACACAGAACGTTTCCTGCAGTCCTACTGATGACACGTACACAGCTCTTGATCTTCGGACCAGGTCCAACGACGTGTACAACACACTTGCAGTAAGTGTATTCAGTCTTTCAGACATTCAGATCTGAAAAGAATCACTAAGAATAATGAACAcatgatttatttctctttctctcacacaggttcACCCGAACCTTCCTGATTCTCAGTCCATCTCTCATGATTACGAAAATGATCCAGTGAGTGCTTCCATTTGTTAAACACTTTGCTGTTATCACTGAATATAGCACCagcaataagaaaaaataataatacagccACTGTGATGTAATGCTAGTATGCTACTGCTACATAATCTTGGAAAACAACTTCTGTAATTTTGTGATTGCAAGAAAAAAACCTGTACATCCGGAATATCAATACTGACTTCAGTCTTtgaagtgagagtgagagcttTCTATTTATGAACATTATATTTTATGTGACTACATGTGGATATGATGGATTCTTTTTCTACATGTATTCTATAAGTGTTTGtcttgttttattaattacattcTATATTTACCTGATTATATTGTACTGTACAAAAAAGTTTTCTATATTTTACACAATAAATTTAAGTATGATTACAGATTATCAGAATGGTTTATGCATCATGTTATGAATTTGCTGTGGGGCAGAAAGGGGTGGAGGTTAGGGTGGTGGGGAGTTTTGATGTCACATTCACAGCACATTTGAAGCTACTGACCAGAAATACCTTAAAGTgtgaatatcaaactaactctcctttttttttttttaatttttagtctctttatttctgtattttatgcttactactttttcttcattttttcccctcaagtGCACAATCattcaatcaaccaatcaatcaatcaatcacttgtcatttacatttctggcatttggcagacatacaatttttctcatttaatacaactgagcaattaatgg harbors:
- the LOC131346703 gene encoding hemicentin-1-like codes for the protein MDQSVAALQDALDDADWDMFQRSSDDVNMFTVAVVGFIEKLTGDAVHKTIIRTFPNQKPWLDKSIRDALRSRSTVYNTGLASRNIEEYKAASYSVRRVAAAHIVHGIISANSAIGSTHVEHAREDNVFIISEYDSTILTCLKQSTIVPVTKKPQPACLNDYRPVALTSVVMKFFERLIRDFITSSLPDTLDSLQFAYDPPKRVSVSISPSGEIAEGSSVTLTCSSDANPPVQSYTWNKGISSISTGKSYTMNRIRATDRGDYTCRAENKHGDQSSTAVSLNVQYPPKRVSVSISPSGEIVEGSSVTLTCSSDANPPVQSYTWYKGRFAVSTENTYRINRIRSEDSGDYTCRAENKHGVQSSTAVSLNVLYPPKSVLVSISSSAEIVEGSSVTLTCSSDANPPVQSYTWYKGRYSIRTGNTYRMNRIRSEDNGDYTCRAENEHGDQSSTAVSLNVLYPPKSVSVSISPSGEIVEGSSVTLTCSSDANPPVQSYTWYKGRSSIRTGNTYRINRIRSEDSGDYTCRAENELGDQSSAAVSLNVQYPPKRVSVSISPSGVIVEGSSVTLTCSSDANPPVQSYTWYKGKSSIRTGNTYRMNRIRSEDSGDYTCRAENKHGDQSSTAVSLNVLYPPKSVSVSISPSGVIVEGSSVTLTCSSDANPPVQSYTWYKGRSSIRTGNTYRINRIRSEDSGDYTCRAENKHGDQTSTAVSLNVQYPPKNVSVSISPSGEIVEGSSVTLTCSSDANPPVQSYMWYKGRYFISTGNTYRMNRIRSEDSGDYTCRAENKHGDQSSTAVSLNVLYPPKNVSVSISPSGVIVEGSSVTLTCSSDANPPVQSYTWYKGRSSIRTGNTYRMNRIRSEDSGDYTCRAENKHGDQSSTAVSLNVLYPPKSVSVSISPSGVIVEGSSVTMTCSSDANPPVQSYTWYKGRSSIRTGNTYRINRIRSEDSGDYTCRAENKHGDQSSTAVSLNVQYPPKNVSVSISPSGEIVEGSSVTLTCSSDANPPVQSYMWYKGRYFISTGNTYRINRIRSEDSGDYTCRAENEHGDQSSTAVSLNVLIIIILSVLDPPKSVSVSISPSGEIVEGSSVTLTCSSDANPPVQNYTWYKGKSSIRTGNTYRINRIRSEDSGDYTCRAENELGDQSSAAVSLNVLYPPKRVSVSISPSGVIVEGSSVTLTCSSDANPPVQNYTWYKGRSSIRTGNTYRMNRIRSEDSGDYTCRAENKHGDQSSTAVSLNVLYPPKSVSVSISPSGVIVEGSSVTMTCSSDANPPVQSYTWYKGRSSIRTGNTYRINRIRSEDSGDYTCRAENKHGDQSSTAVSLNVLYPPKNVSVSISPSGEIVEGSSVTLTCSSDANPPVQSYTWYKVNESSPVGSGQSYSFTLTSSSSGGFYCVAQNKYGSQRSPAGPLTLNSVTGRSVVLYVVLGVIVGCGCLLVIVAVLCIRRKRTGGSGDNAESRQNLSCSPTDDRYTALDLRTRSSDVYDTLTNVSCSPTDDTYTALDLRTRSNDVYNTLAVHPNLPDSQSISHDYENDPATLKMSLRLTPPLPLLFLFMVSRVVSQSGWSVTYTPSSICAVKGSTVTMGCPYTYPSGYTVQRAFWSREIVTDKEPPDLSSDPNYRDRVQYLRDNLNNCSLRLSNVREQDRGKYYFTFLTNPEEKYQGQDGVELFVTKFQVEMIPDTVVEGDEVTLTCKTTCSLTETPTFTWYKDGHYFSSSNPLRLPSVSQRDAGRYSCSVQGQSYLSPAVTLNVQYPPKRVSVSISPSGVIVEGSSVTLTCSSDANPPVQSYTWYKGRSSIRTGNTYRINRIRSEDSGDYTCRAENKHGDQTSAAVSLNVLYPPKSVSVSINSSGEIVEGSSVTLTCSSDANPPVQNYTWYKVNESSPVGSGQSYSFTLTSSSSGGFYCVAQNRYGSQRSPAVPLTLNSVTGSRSVVLYIFPGVIIGCGCLCIRRKRTGRSGDNAESRQNVSCSPTDDTYTALDLQTRSSDVYDTLTTVHPNLPDSQSISHDYENDPVSASICSSLNIVPGRRKL